TATAAAAGTTTGTATCAAGATCTTCCTGACATTCTCCAACTCAAAGATCTTCCTCTTACCCCACAAGATGCTTTTTGGACTGCTAATACTCTGCCCAATAGCAAAGTTCTGACCTCAAACCTGACCAATGGACTAGTTCTCCGCAGTGGTGGGACGACAGGAAATCCTAAATTCTCCGCCTTCACACACGCAGAGTGGAAAATCTATACTGAAACAACGGGAGAAGGATTTGCGAAAGGCGCAATTGATTCCGGAGACGTCCTTGCGAATCTCTTTCCTGTTGGAAATATGTATGGATCATTTATCTTCACGACAAGATATCTAGAATCCTGCCCTACAAATGTTGTTCAACTCCCTATTGCATCCCACATAGAGCTTTCAGAAATTCCACAAATTCTCCAAGAATTCCAAGCCAATGCAATTGCAAGTGTTCCAACCACACTTATGAATTTTGCAGAGCATATTAAGAAAAATTCTCTGGACTTCAATTTCCATCAAATTAAAAAAATATTTTTTGCAGGCGAGCCTCTTTTTGAGGATCAGAGAAAAAGATTAAAAGAAATTTTTCCTGATGCTCAAGTATTTTCTATAGGCTATGCCAGTGTCGATGCCGGAATGTTAGGCTACGCGGATCGTACATGCAAAGTTAATGAGCACCGTGTTTTCAGTCAACATACTGTCATAGAAATTATTGATGAAAAGACTCATGAAGTTATAGAAAAAGAAAATCAAGAAGGCTTAATTGTTGTCACCAACCTTTATAGAAAACTTATGCCTATTGTTCGATACCCTGTTGGAGACAGAGGAATGTGGGTCGAGAAAAAAGGAAATCCAGACCGAAAATTCAAATTGCTAGGAAGATCCGAAGAGGCCGCTTGCGTTGGGGGCGTTAAATTTTATGTTCATGATGTGAGAACTTTATTAGAAGCTTACCGGGAAAAACTTCAGATTGTTGATTTCCAACTGCTGACGCTACATCAGAGCAAGAGAGATTGTCTTGTTATCAAAATAGCAAGCCGCCTGCCCTCTCAAAAGCTGCACCAACATTCTCAAGAAATTATAAATGAACTCATACGCGTCCGCCCACTTTATACTGAAATAATTCAAGAAGGAGGGATCGAACCTCTCCAAATAGAATGGATTACTCCAGATCAATTAGAGATTAATCCAAGAACAGGAAAGTTGCGTAGAGTATCTGACAAACGAATTTAAATTAAGGACAAGGTTACGGCCATGATTAAAAATACAAATCATTTGAAATACATTATAATTTCAGGAAAATTTCCAGAGGATCAGAGCTTGCACGCTTTACACAATAAAGCTTTTCTCTATTGGAAAAATTTTTGGAACAATATTTTTAAAGAAAATGGAACGGATGACACCGTTAATGCTGATCATTTCTGGAGACAAGATCTCGTCACACTTCTTATGGATGGAGACGAGATCGCAGGACAACATCTTTACAGTTTCTTCCATCTCAAAAGCCTTGCTTCCAAAAATCATAGCTACTTTGTCGAAGGTTTTAACGAAGAATACTTTGTACAACTCAATCAGCGCAAAGGATCTACGGTGATGTCTGTAGAATATCTTGCTGTAGCTCCTGACTGGAGAAAAAAGAACTGCGGAGTCTCTCTGGGTACAGTGCTGATTGGATTGGCTTGCCAGCATCAGAAGCTTCATAATATAAGCGTATTAACGGCTCCTTCCCGTGTCGATGTCAAGGTAGACAGGATGGTGGCAGAACATGGTGGCGAAGTGATTGTAGGTGGCTTAGAAATGCACAATACACCTGTTAGTCTAATGGCTATCTTCAGAGAAAAAACTAAGGTTCATGATGATTTGAGTATCAGCTCATTAATTGATAGGCTCTGGAATGAACGCACAGATTATACTTCTGTCAAAGAAAAGCAAAAAATTGCAGCTTAAGCCTAGTGATAAGGAATTATGGATATAAAAACTGAACTCCACATGTTGATAGAAAAAGTTGGAAATGAATTTGAAAATTTCCCTTGGGAAGATAAAAAGGCTTATGGTCATTGGCTGGCTCAAACTTATTATTTTGTAAGGCACACAACTTGTTTTTTAGCTTTGACCGCCAGTCGCTGGGGAGTTAAAAATCGGACTCAGCAGTATCGAGCCCTTAAACATTTAAAAGAAGAATCTTCCCATGACTTGTTACTTTTGAATGATCTTGAAGCAATAAAAGACTCTATCAATAACCATACGGAAAGACCAGAAACCCAAGCCTTCTATCAAACACAATATTATTGGATCGAGCACGAAACTCCTGCCGCACACTGGGGATACGCTTATCTCTTAGAGGGTTTGGCTTCCAAAAAAGCTCTGATGGCATACAATAGAATCATTAAAGCACACGGAAACAGTACGGCTTCATTCTTAAAGACCCACGCTGAAGAAGACTCAACCCATTTTGAGGAAGGCCTAAAGAATTTGGAGCATCTTAATAAATATGAAATGGATTGTTTTAGAGATTGTCTGAGGCAGGCGGCAATGCTTTATCTCCAGATTTTATCTGGATACAAAACGAAATCTTAAGTACTAGATTTTTCTGAACCGTAATTTACAATTTCAAAAACGTTTATAAAACCTGCTCGAGAGCCGTCTGCTCTATTCAATGGAGCCATAAGTCTGTGCTTCATTTCTATCCAGTGCTTAGAAACTGAGAATTTTTCTTTTACGATATGATTAGGCATATTCGTCAGATAGACGTCGTTACCTTTTCCAGATAATACCTCATTTGAAGCGTTCAGCATTCTTTGCCCAACAAAACTATCTCTTTCAAAGAGTTCCATCCACGGAAAACAAAACAATTCGCTAAACGAATAGCTAATGTGATTGTACAATTCAAAGCTACGAAACAGCTGAAGCGAGCTCACATCATAAATTTCAATGATATCTGTAGGAGAAATTTTATCGAATAAATCTTTTGAAGGAACAAATCCCAATCCAGTCAAGGAGGACCATGCATGAAGACGACCATCGCTGCGCATTTCTATTTTTTTCAAAGAAGCTTCGGTAAGTTGCTGGAGATAACTCTTTAAAGAATTTAGAATTTCGAATTGTTGGCTTAAATCTAAAGAAATGAATTTATTAATTCCAACTGAATTGTATGGTACCATCTTGATGTTGTAAGCGGTTGTGATAAGCGCCAATTCTTCGCAGAATCTCATGAATATTGGCAAGGTTTGTTCGAAAAGATAGAGTCCGTTTTTCTTATGATTTAAATCTAATTCCATTTTATTTAA
This genomic window from Bdellovibrionota bacterium contains:
- a CDS encoding AMP-binding protein; protein product: MSKALKIQPPQVSSSIEGILSPQELIHFVRKHSPFYKSLYQDLPDILQLKDLPLTPQDAFWTANTLPNSKVLTSNLTNGLVLRSGGTTGNPKFSAFTHAEWKIYTETTGEGFAKGAIDSGDVLANLFPVGNMYGSFIFTTRYLESCPTNVVQLPIASHIELSEIPQILQEFQANAIASVPTTLMNFAEHIKKNSLDFNFHQIKKIFFAGEPLFEDQRKRLKEIFPDAQVFSIGYASVDAGMLGYADRTCKVNEHRVFSQHTVIEIIDEKTHEVIEKENQEGLIVVTNLYRKLMPIVRYPVGDRGMWVEKKGNPDRKFKLLGRSEEAACVGGVKFYVHDVRTLLEAYREKLQIVDFQLLTLHQSKRDCLVIKIASRLPSQKLHQHSQEIINELIRVRPLYTEIIQEGGIEPLQIEWITPDQLEINPRTGKLRRVSDKRI
- a CDS encoding iron-containing redox enzyme family protein, with the protein product MDIKTELHMLIEKVGNEFENFPWEDKKAYGHWLAQTYYFVRHTTCFLALTASRWGVKNRTQQYRALKHLKEESSHDLLLLNDLEAIKDSINNHTERPETQAFYQTQYYWIEHETPAAHWGYAYLLEGLASKKALMAYNRIIKAHGNSTASFLKTHAEEDSTHFEEGLKNLEHLNKYEMDCFRDCLRQAAMLYLQILSGYKTKS